The genomic interval AGCAGCCATCGAGACGAACAGACGTGGAtggacacggacacacacacacacgttcacacgcacgcgtgcacacgcacacacacagacacacacacaccccaccttaCACTCAGACCTAGTGTTGAAGACACAGCAAGTGTAAACCCAGTGAAGACATCTGCACAGCAGGCATCCGGCGGGACGTCCGTCTCCCCCGAGGCTGGACCACTTGGGGTTCTTTGCCATctcccccctccaccaccccttATTTCGATCATGACATCAGAAAATcaggttaaaaattttaaaaaaaaaaaaaaaaaaaaagggaagaagaagaggaagaggaagaagaatcagATCGCTGGGAATTCTCAGTCGGAGCGTCACCGCCGGGAGCTGCCGGCCCAGCAGGTGCACTCTGCGGCCAGCGCCGCCCTCTGGGTCCTGGGCTCCACGGCTACTGGGAGGAGGCCTTGGTGGCCAGCGAGGCCACGCAGTGCTGCTGGAAGCTGGGGGACACGGCGGCGGTGCAGCCGAGTCTCTGGTGCGGGAGCTTGGCGGTGCCTCCCTGGCCCACGCCGCCCACGTCGGCCTCTGCCGTCCAGGGGGGGTCCGGGCCCATCAAGTTGCTGCAGCAGCCGGGGCCCGCGCTGCACGTCCGCTCGCCCGCCAGGCCACCCGCCTGCTCCGCTAGGAGCCTGCTGTGCCTCAGCGGGGCCGCGTCCCCCGCCGCCGCTGTGGCTGCGCTCTGGCCCTGCAGGACGGTGGCCACATGGTTCAGGAGGTCTGTGAAGAACTCGCTGACGCCCTCGTAGCCTGCGGGTGGGACAGACGTAACAGGCGCTGGGCCAGGCTGCGGCAGACACAGGTCCGGGCGCAGGGCAGAGCGGGCGCGGGGCGCACAGGGCTCCCAGAACTCAAGGTAGCACGCTCGGGATGTacaggaaaccgaggctcagtaACTGAGGGGACACATTAGAGCCACCAAGCTGAGACTCGAAGTTGGGTGTGGGCGGCCCCCAAGGGCTAGTCCTTGAATTCAGCTGTCCCCAGGGCGTGAGAAGCTGTCACGCTCGAGTGGACAGGCAGAGGCCCTGTGCCTGACCCCTCTGAAGCACGGTGTCGGGGTCTCGCGGACTCACCCACCCGGTGTGCTAAGACACATGGGCAAGAGGAATGGCGGGACGTGGCAGGACCAAAGGCCCGCTCCTCACACTCCATCACCAACCGCCCTCTGCTTCTCACCGTCCAGCCTCAGAGGGCGCCGGGACCCTCGCCCGTCCTCCAGGATGGCCCTCGCAGCCGCTGGCACAGCCCGGACGCTCTCCTGTCACAGGAGAGCCCGCCCGGGGCCAGGCAGCAGGGGTGGCCTCCACTGTCCACAATCTCACTTGCCCAGAAAATAACATGCCTCATGTCGTCCAGCCCAAACCGCACAGGCTGGCGGGGCCGGCTCGGGACCTTGCACGGAGCCAAAGCGCACGCAGAGAGCTCCATGCTCTCACCACCTCCCAACTCCACCCTTCTAGAACTTCCACCCTGACAGGGCTgcatcacccccctcccctgtcccaccAATCCCTGGCCACCTCTAGTCCTCACTGTCCTCACGCCCATGTCCTTCCTGCTTTAGAGcctctcatttattttcactgttcCCCAGACACGTCCTAGATTCCCGTGGTCTCTCTCATTCCGTCCCTTACTCATCAAAACCCCACCTCTACCAACACCCAGGCCTCCGTGCAGGGCGCACCCAGGGTGACTGGAGAAACACAGGCCATTGTCCCAACACGGGCCTCGGTGACTCACTCCCACCTACCTCGGAGTGAAACCCTACGCTCTCAACACACCATAGGGCAGGGCTCATCTCTGGCCTCCGTGTCCCAGGCCCTCCCGGAGCCCTTAGGGGGTAGCTCCTTCCCTTCCCGCCAGGCTCTGCTCCACCACGTCAGGAAGGAGCCCCCGGGTGCCCCTGTCCTCTGACGTCAGGGCTCTAGCAGCCGCGGTCACACTGCACCTGTGCCCAGATCAGCTGGGACACACAGTAGGCCCTCGACTGAATGACGGAAAGAGCCAGTGGTGTCCTGCCAGCCTTGGTCTCCTGGGCAGAGACTTGCGATGGTGGCTGGGCCTGGCTGCATGCTGAGTCAGGGGACACACGTCAGGCACGCAGCCCAGGAGCCACTCAGCCTGGGTCACGTGCCACACCCCATGCAAGAGGCCTTACTACCCTGcatacccccccaccccgagcacTCCCCACAGGCCACGCTTGGGCTCTCCCCCAAGACACTAACCTCCCTGAAGGTAAAGAATCATTCGTGAAGGTTTTCATACGCACTGGGCGGTGACACTGACTTAACCTCCACGCGGCTACTTAATGAAGGGGGGCAGTCTGAGCCAGCTGGGAGGGCAGACGGGCCAGCCACGGGTGCACCCGTGCCAAGAGGACTCATTCCGGGAACGGCCATCACCCCTGCAGGCTAACGGTTCGCTGAGGGTTCGCTGGGGGCTCTCCCACTGAGCCCCCTTGCTGCGTCGAGACGAGGGGAGTGCGGCAGAGCCAGGCCACGACAGCAGCCTGTAGGGGCCTGAGACAGGCTTCCCGCTCAGGGCTCTGGCAGACAGCAGGGAGCAGGCGCCGAAGCCACGGGGAGCTGGCCGGCTCCGTGTCCCCAGAACCACGGCACAGGGCCCGGGCAGGCGCACGGCCACACCACCACCATGTCCTGTGACCTGGGATCAGTCCTCCCTCCCTGGGACACTCGGTTCCCCGCGGGTAAACCGTGGAGAGTACTCCCTCCGGGACCCTTTCAGCTCATTAAATCTAGAAGTACTCAGCAGATGAGCTGCAGTTTGGCCAACAAAGGCTAATACCGACAGTACAGCGTCAGGGGAGGAAGGTGAATGGGGTTTGGTGCTGTGCCCAGTAAGTGCCCTGAGCTCCCTCGGCTGGAGGCAACGACCTCGTCTGCCAACTTCACCACATGCTACAAACCCATTCCGCACTCGGGCTGAGGCCTAACGGGACCGTGCTGACCCCACGCCCCACCGACGGGGAGGGAGGGACTGGTCAACCTGACCCGCCTGTGCCAGCATCTGAGGACACAGGTCTACAGACTGACGAAGGCAGTTCCTGGCTCCGCCGCTCACCTGGGAAGGCATTGATGTCGATGACCGCGTGCTGCCCGGTCTGGTTGTTGATGATGATGTCAATCCCGAAGAGTGACACACCCAGCGCCTGCCGAAGGGCCCGGGACAGCTCCCGGATGACCTCGTCGCTCGGCCTCTCGAACACGCCCTCGATCTTGTCCAgctgtgcgcacacacacgcacacagacacacacacacacacagaagtcaAGTCAGGCCACAGGTGGGGTGGTGCAACACCATACCACACACAGAGaccccactcaggtgccccaaatcctgGCCTTCCCCTCTGGAAGGGGGCAGGACAGACCCCTGGTGAGCAGCACTCCCACGGCCACTCCCCAAGTCCCACAGACAATTGGGCAGGTATTAAGTGTCTAGTATGCATTACCCCTTTAGTTCCTGTAACAACCCAGACGGACGGCCCCACAAGGCTGGTCTGCTCTAGTTCCAGCCAGCCGGGGACAGACACATGGATTTTCATGGGCTCCAGCTTGGCCCCTGGAAAGGCCACCTTGGAAAGGGTTTGGGATCAGGAGGACAGGGATTTGAAGCTCTAGCCCTGGGGTCCCAGGGAAAAGTACTCGGCCTCACcatgcctcagtttgctcatgtGCAAATGGGACCAAAAAGGCCTCTTTCCTCTGCTGGTCGCTGATGTGGTGGGAGCAGTATGGGCCTGGCCATGAGGGGATGCACACCTGCATTTTAGGGCAGGGAGGGCCTGTGACGCCTCTAAGTCCGTCAGCGGAAGGTTACAGGAGATGCCCCATAAATACCAGAGTCCTGAGTCCTGGTGGCTGTGGGGCTCAGGGGCCAGAGGGGAAGAAGGGTGGCAGGCCCATCAGACTCAAAGTGAAGCTGGGTCAGACCCTGATACAGAATTACCAGGTGACCAGCAGTGCCTCTCCTGGGTATGCACCCACCAACCTGAGGACGGGCACTCGTGTCTGCCAGCGTCACAGCGCTGTTCACGACAGCTAAAGGTGGAAAccatccaagtgtccatcaacgcAAGGACAGACACACAATCTGGTTTCCACATGACGGAACATTATTCAGCTACACAATGGCACAGCATGGGCGAACCCTGAAAACGTCAGGCCAAGCGGAAAAAGCCAAACTCCATCGGTCACACATTGTATGACCTTGTTATGAAAGGTCCGGAATAGGCAAGTTCACTGAGATGAAAAGCAGATTCGTGGCTGCCAGGggttgggaggaagagggaaggcgGGGTGAGCGCTGAATGGATACAGAGTTTTCTTCGGAAGTGGTGAAAATGTTTTAGAACATGGTAGAAGGAGAGGACTGCACAACACGGTGAATGACTAA from Mustela erminea isolate mMusErm1 chromosome 5, mMusErm1.Pri, whole genome shotgun sequence carries:
- the ITPK1 gene encoding inositol-tetrakisphosphate 1-kinase isoform X3, with translation MKDDRICSPPFMELTSLSGDDTMRLLEQNGLAFPFICKTRVAHGTNSHEMAIVFNQEGLSAIQPPCVVQNFINHNAVLYKVFVVGESYTVVQRPSLKNFSAGMSGSSPGPSLVPPVWTGSGRSGGRTVGYTGAARGLCASLAGRMPDRESIFFNSHNVSKPESSSVLTALDKIEGVFERPSDEVIRELSRALRQALGVSLFGIDIIINNQTGQHAVIDINAFPGYEGVSEFFTDLLNHVATVLQGQSAATAAAGDAAPLRHSRLLAEQAGGLAGERTCSAGPGCCSNLMGPDPPWTAEADVGGVGQGGTAKLPHQRLGCTAAVSPSFQQHCVASLATKASSQ